The window GCGTTTGCGTTTGTCGCTGTCCGGCGCGGCGCTGTGCACCAGGTCCATGGCCATCAGCTGGCGCAGCGGCGCGTTGAGCGCTTGCTTGCTGACGCCCAGGACGTTCAGCAGCTCTTTCACGCTCAAACCCGGATAGCGGGCGATGAAAAATACGATGCGTTGATGCACCCGGCTGAACCCACGGCGGTCGAGCATTTCATCGGCTTTGGCGGTGAATGCCTGGTAGCCGAAGAAGAAGGCTTCCATGGCCGCTTGCTGTGAAGCTGAATTTTTAAGGTCAAGCATATTGACGTATCTGTGTCTGGCGGCGTAATTTCGGTCAACCAGTTTGACTCATTTCCATTTATTTCGGCTAGCGGTGATCACTATGGCTTTTTCTGAACGCGTTTCCCGTCTGAAGAGTTCGTTGATTCGCGAGATCCTCGCGGCGGCGCAGCGTCCTGAAGTCATGTCGTTTGCAGGCGGTTTGCCTGCCGAAGCCATGCTGCCGCGTGTGGAGTGGGCTGACATGCCTGTTGCGCTGGGCCAGTACGGCATGAGCGAAGGCGAGCCGCAGTTGCGCGAAGCGCTGGCGGCCGAGGCCCGTGCCATTGGTCTTGAGTGCGAGGCCAGCCAGGTGCTGATCGTCAGTGGTTCGCAGCAGACCCTGGACCTGGCGGCCAAGTTGTATATCGACAAAGGCACGCAGGTGATCCTCGAAGCACCGACTTACCTGGCCGCGTTGCAGATTTTCCAGCTGTTCGGGGCTGACTGCCTGACCGTGCCGCTGCAAGCTGATGGCCCGGACCTGTTGGCCCTGCGCGCGAGGCTTGAACAGCACAAGCCAGCGTTTGCCTACCTGATCCCGACATTCCAGAACCCGTCCGCCGTGCGTTACAGCGAGGCGAGCCGGGATGCGGTGGCGGCGATGCTGGATGAGTTTGACGTAACCCTGATTGAAGACGAACCGTACCGTGACCTGACGTTTGACGGCGGCAGTGCCACGCCTATTGCCAGCCGTTTGAACAAGGCCAGCTGGATCTACACCGGCACTGTTTCGAAAACCCTGTTACCCGGGTTGCGGGTGGGTTACCTGATTGCCAGCCCGGATCTTTTTCCGCATTTGCTGCGCTTGAAGCAGTCGGCGGATCTGCACACCAATCGGCTCGGGCAATGGCAGGCACTGCAATGGATCGGCACTGAGCACTATCGTGAGCATTTGCAGGAGCTGCGTCGTTTCTACAAGCAGCGCCGCGATGGATTTGAACGCGCGTTGCAGACGCATTTTGCCGACCTGGCGGACTGGAACAGCCCGCAGGGTGGGCTGTTTTTCTGGCTGACGCTGAAACAACCGATGGATACGCGCACCTTGCTCAACGCAGCGCTGGCGCAGGATGTCGCGTTCATGCCCGGCGAGCCTTTTTTTGCCGACCCGGATGCCAACCCCGGTTACTTGCGGTTGAACTTCAGTCATATTGACCCGGCTCGCCTGGACGAGGGCCTCAAGCGCCTGGCAGCAGTGGTGCGGCAGGGGCAGTTGGCGAAAGCAGCTTAAGCGCAACAGCAGAGCATTCAAGGAGCATGGCGATGTACAAGGTTTACGGCGATTACAACTCGGGCAACTGCTACAAGATCAAGCTCATGCTCAACCTGTTGGGCGCGCAATATCACTGGATACCGGTGGATATTCTCAAGGGTGAGACCCAGAGCGCGGCCTTTCTGGAGAAAAACCCCAACGGCAAGATTCCGGTGCTTGAGCTTGAAGATGGCACCTGCCTGTGGGAATCCAATGCCATTCTCAACTTTCTCGCCGACAGCACCCATTACCTGCCGAGTGAGCCGCGCTTGAGGACGCAGGTGCTGCAATGGCAATTCTTCGAGCAGTACAGCCACGAGCCGAGCATCGCCGTCGCCCGTTTCATTCAGTTTTATCTGGGCTTGCCTGAAGAGCGTCTTGAAGAATACCGCTCGCTGCAGAAGGCAGGTCATCGCGCCTTGGCCGTGATGGAACAGCAACTCAAACGCACGCCTTTTCTGGTGGGCGATGCGTTCTCGATCGCCGATATCGCGTTGTACGCCTACACCCACGTTGCCCATCAAGGTGGCTTCGATCTGACGGCGTATCCGGGCATTGAGCAATGGTTGGAGCGGGTCAAACAGCAGCCTGGTTACATTGGCATGCTGGATTGATAAAACGGCACCCATAAAAAACCGGTCACAGATGACCGGTTTTTTTTGCGTGCTGTTCACCAGGCCACGACAGCGCTTCAAGCGTTGGCGAAGCGTTGGTTCAGGTATTCGATGATGGCCTTAGATTCGTACATCCACACCGTTTTGTCTGCTTCTTCGATGCGCAGGCAAGGGACTTTGATCTTGCCGCCTTCATTGAGCAGTGTCTGACGGTCCACCTCATTGTTTTTGGCATCGCGCAGCGCCACCGGAACATTGAGGCGATGCAGCGTGCGGCGAGTCTTGACGCAGAAGGGGCAGGCGTTGAACTGATACAGGGTCAGGTCCTGAGCCGATTGTTCAACGGCAGCCTGAGCTTCGGGCGTACGCTTTTTCTTCGCGGGGCGGGTGAGGAAATCTACGAGGATGACCAGTTGGCCGAGACCAACCCTTAATGCCTTGATAAACACTGTAAGAACCTCGTTTGAATGGCGAGCGTGGGGAGCGCCCGGACTGCAAAGGCCGGGCAGGGTGCTGATTACTTGATCAGGCCGAGGAATTCCATACGCGTGGCAGCGTTTTCGCGGAACTCACCCAGCATGACCGAGGTGATCATCGACGAATTCTGCTTCTCGACACCGCGCATCATCATGCACATGTGCTTGGCTTCGATCACCACTGCGACACCCAGTGCACCCGTCACCTGCATGATGGCCTCGGCGATCTGGCGGCTGAGGTTTTCCTGGATCTGCAGGCGACGGGCATACATATCAACGATGCGCGCGACCTTCGACAGGCCAAGCACTTTGCCATTGGGGATATAGGCCACATGCGCCTTGCCGATGAAGGGCAGCAAATGGTGTTCACACAACGAATACAGTTCGATGTCCTTGACCATGACCATTTCACTGGCATCTGAGCTGAACAGAGCACCGTTGGTGACTTCTTCCAGGGTCTGCTCGTAACCGCGACACAGATACTGCATCGCTTTGGCAGCGCGCTTGGGGGTGTCAAGCAGGCCTTCGCGGGATACGTCTTCCCCCAGTTGGCCAAGGATCGCGGTGTAATTCTGTTCCAGTGTCACAGGGTTGTGTTTCCGTAAGTAGTGCTGGTCAGCAATCAATAGCGCCCTCTCATTGAAGAGTGTTGGCACGATGTGATCCGGCTGATTGGCAAAATGCAGGGCTGGGCCTGCGGATGAGCGACATAGTAACGTAGGACTGCCAGCAGTTGTATCTTCAGA of the Paucimonas lemoignei genome contains:
- the yfcG_1 gene encoding glutathione S-transferase; this encodes MYKVYGDYNSGNCYKIKLMLNLLGAQYHWIPVDILKGETQSAAFLEKNPNGKIPVLELEDGTCLWESNAILNFLADSTHYLPSEPRLRTQVLQWQFFEQYSHEPSIAVARFIQFYLGLPEERLEEYRSLQKAGHRALAVMEQQLKRTPFLVGDAFSIADIALYAYTHVAHQGGFDLTAYPGIEQWLERVKQQPGYIGMLD
- a CDS encoding regulatory protein, MarR; amino-acid sequence: MEAFFFGYQAFTAKADEMLDRRGFSRVHQRIVFFIARYPGLSVKELLNVLGVSKQALNAPLRQLMAMDLVHSAAPDSDKRKRLLALTADGLKFEQALRREQVKLLQRVFTEAGPEAVNGWLQVNEALGKTLPRLTPEDL
- a CDS encoding glutaredoxin → MFIKALRVGLGQLVILVDFLTRPAKKKRTPEAQAAVEQSAQDLTLYQFNACPFCVKTRRTLHRLNVPVALRDAKNNEVDRQTLLNEGGKIKVPCLRIEEADKTVWMYESKAIIEYLNQRFANA
- the folE_1 gene encoding GTP cyclohydrolase I, with translation MIADQHYLRKHNPVTLEQNYTAILGQLGEDVSREGLLDTPKRAAKAMQYLCRGYEQTLEEVTNGALFSSDASEMVMVKDIELYSLCEHHLLPFIGKAHVAYIPNGKVLGLSKVARIVDMYARRLQIQENLSRQIAEAIMQVTGALGVAVVIEAKHMCMMMRGVEKQNSSMITSVMLGEFRENAATRMEFLGLIK
- the lysN gene encoding class I and II aminotransferase; its protein translation is MAFSERVSRLKSSLIREILAAAQRPEVMSFAGGLPAEAMLPRVEWADMPVALGQYGMSEGEPQLREALAAEARAIGLECEASQVLIVSGSQQTLDLAAKLYIDKGTQVILEAPTYLAALQIFQLFGADCLTVPLQADGPDLLALRARLEQHKPAFAYLIPTFQNPSAVRYSEASRDAVAAMLDEFDVTLIEDEPYRDLTFDGGSATPIASRLNKASWIYTGTVSKTLLPGLRVGYLIASPDLFPHLLRLKQSADLHTNRLGQWQALQWIGTEHYREHLQELRRFYKQRRDGFERALQTHFADLADWNSPQGGLFFWLTLKQPMDTRTLLNAALAQDVAFMPGEPFFADPDANPGYLRLNFSHIDPARLDEGLKRLAAVVRQGQLAKAA